A portion of the Terriglobales bacterium genome contains these proteins:
- a CDS encoding adenine phosphoribosyltransferase, giving the protein MQTKPATDCSSLKQLIREVPDFPIPGILFYDITTLLKDKKGFATLIDALSEHYIDKEVDLVLGMEARGFIFGPAVAYRLNAGFVPVRKPKKLPAEVARIEYALEYGKNTLEVHKDAVKKGQRVIIVDDLLATGGTAAATVELAKSLGGEIAGLGFVVELDFLKGREKLGALDVFSLLHYDK; this is encoded by the coding sequence TCCAGCCTGAAGCAGCTGATCCGCGAGGTCCCCGACTTCCCCATCCCCGGCATCCTCTTCTACGACATCACCACCCTGCTGAAGGACAAGAAGGGCTTCGCCACGCTCATCGACGCGCTCTCCGAGCACTACATCGACAAGGAAGTGGACCTGGTGCTGGGCATGGAGGCCCGGGGCTTCATTTTTGGCCCCGCGGTCGCGTACCGGCTGAACGCCGGATTCGTGCCGGTGCGCAAGCCGAAGAAGCTGCCCGCCGAGGTGGCGCGCATCGAGTACGCGCTGGAATATGGCAAGAACACGCTGGAGGTCCACAAGGACGCGGTCAAGAAGGGGCAGCGGGTGATCATCGTGGACGACCTGCTGGCCACCGGCGGCACGGCCGCCGCTACCGTCGAATTGGCCAAGTCACTCGGGGGCGAGATCGCCGGCCTGGGCTTCGTGGTCGAGCTTGACTTCCTGAAGGGTCGAGAGAAACTAGGTGCCCTTGATGTCTTCTCGTTGCTGCATTACGATAAATAG